In a genomic window of Helianthus annuus cultivar XRQ/B chromosome 10, HanXRQr2.0-SUNRISE, whole genome shotgun sequence:
- the LOC110884755 gene encoding proline-rich protein 4-like: MKRAFLLGFLLVLFFSGNFCYGSANTVEVVGFGECVDCKENNIKASQALSGLKVTIDCKLEDGKFQPRGVGKLDEKGQFKLNLPQEILKDEMLSEECYVQLHNAENAPCAFHNGLEASKITFVSKSNQKLTFGPIGELKFSSVICTSATLWGSYPKSHPWYKRFHHHFHHPPVVVKPEPKPEPKPEPKAKPEPKPEPKPKPEPKSEPKPKPEPKQEPKSKQKHKSEHKHKSEHKHNSEPKPKPEPKPEPKPKQEPKPEPKSKPEPKQEPKSKHQHKSQHNHKSEHKHKSEPKPKPEPKLEPKPKPEPVHKKPFPPFSHPKLPPLPTLPPKWKHHPIIPGPPHP; the protein is encoded by the exons ATGAAGCGCGCTTTTCTTCTTGGGTTTTTGTTGGTTTTGTTCTTTTCCGGGAACTTTTGTTATGGCAGTGCTAATACCGTGGAGGTAGTTGGATTTGGAGAATGTGTTGATTGCAAGGAGAATAACATCAAGGCAAGTCAAGCATTATCAG ggttaaaagtgACCATTGACTGCAAGCTTGAAGATGGTAAATTCCAACCAAGAGGTGTTGGAAAGCTTGATGAGAAAGGACAATTCAAGTTAAATCTTCCTCAAGAAATCTTGAAAGACGAAATGTTGAGTGAAGAATGTTATGTGCAACTCCACAACGCAGAAAATGCACCTTGTGCATTTCACAATGGGTTAGAAGCCTCTAAGATCACTTTTGTGTCAAAGTCTAACCAAAAACTCACCTTTGGACCCATCGGAGAACTCAAATTCTCTTCGGTAATTTGCACATCCGCCACCCTTTGGGGGTCGTACCCTAAGTCCCACCCTTGGTATAAGAGGTTTCACCACCATTTCCATCATCCACCGGTTGTTGTTAAGCCTGAGCCCAAGCCAGAGCCTAAACCGGAGCCAAAAGCAAAGCCGGAGCCCAAGCCGGAGCCAAAACCAAAGCCAGAGCCTAAGTCGGagccaaaaccaaaaccagagCCCAAGCAGGAGCCGAAATCAAAGCAAAAGCACAAGTCGGAGCACAAGCACAAGTCAGAGCATAAGCACAACTCGGAGCCAAAACCAAAGCCAGAGCCCAAGCCAGAGCCAAAACCAAAGCAAGAGCCCAAACCGGAGCCAAAATCTAAACCAGAGCCGAAGCAGGAGCCAAAATCAAAGCATCAGCACAAGTCACAACACAATCACAAGTCAGAGCACAAGCACAAGTCGGAGCCCAAGCCCAAGCCAGAACCAAAGCTGGAGCCCAAGCCAAAGCCGGAGCCAGTTCATAAAAAACCATTTCCACCATTTTCACACCCTAAACTTCCTCCACTACCCACCCTTCCTCCAAAATGGAAACATCATCCCATCATACCAGGGCCACCACACCCATAA